A genomic stretch from Candidatus Kryptonium sp. includes:
- the bamA gene encoding outer membrane protein assembly factor BamA → MRSLTLYILMFVFFTFSSFSQQQEVYKILGISVEGNTVAQPSAIILNSGLKVGDEIVFTRIGDMLIPGDKVRNAIKQLWALKIFKKVSIEIENQVGNGVYLLIRVEEYPRLDDIIIQGNKAISTKDIRNKINLVRGQVIAENRLTSVANEIKKAYEEKGYFLADVKFDIIPTKDGRANLKVSINEGKKISIRKIIFEGNVKVKDGDLKGAMKETKEKRWWMFWRTAKFDRKKYDEDKKKIIEFYRKRGFKDATILDDSVYVDEKRENLYIKIKLFEGPQYKIRNITWEGNTVFDDKILSERLDFKKGDIYNREKFERNLYGNEQQTDVASLYLDNGYLTMNMQPEEVKVGEDTLDIVIHVFEGKQFRIRRVDIKGNTKTKDKVIRRELYTVPGKFFSRSDIIRSIRNLAVLNYFNQEKLKPDYKMVSDSTVDLTYEVEEKSSDTFNASVGYSSFGLIGSIGVTFNNFSITEPWRGGDGQMLNFEWVFGRYDYRTFSLSFREPWFRDTPTSIGFNIFDTRYGFGYDLRQTGGSISLGRRLRWPDDYFRIDYIFRFQIYNVSGTSGYYREGKHSQFSLTQVISRNSIDNPIFPSIGSNVSLSLEISGGPILPGTTDYFKITLNSEWFSRIFNWEKLVLYNSFDWGYVDGFRRDSFIPPIEMFSMGGTGLGYIAVTPLRGYNDVSIGVTAYNVPQGKIMMKYTSELRFGVTMNPMPIYLLLFAEAGNAWARTRQVSLFNLYRSAGFGVRLHMQPIGLIGFDYGYGFDDVEPKDGRPDGWHFHFQFGRGF, encoded by the coding sequence ATGCGTAGTTTGACTCTTTACATTTTAATGTTTGTTTTTTTTACATTTAGTTCTTTTTCTCAACAGCAGGAAGTTTATAAAATCCTTGGTATCTCAGTTGAAGGTAATACTGTAGCTCAGCCTTCCGCAATAATTCTTAATTCGGGTTTAAAAGTCGGGGATGAGATCGTTTTCACACGAATTGGTGATATGCTTATTCCTGGAGATAAAGTAAGGAATGCTATCAAACAGCTATGGGCTTTGAAAATTTTCAAGAAAGTTAGCATAGAGATTGAAAATCAGGTCGGAAACGGAGTTTATCTTTTGATTCGTGTTGAGGAGTATCCGCGCCTTGATGATATAATAATTCAGGGAAACAAGGCGATTTCTACAAAAGATATAAGAAACAAGATAAATCTTGTCAGAGGACAGGTAATTGCTGAAAATAGATTAACATCGGTGGCAAATGAGATAAAGAAGGCATACGAAGAAAAGGGGTATTTCTTAGCGGATGTTAAATTTGATATCATTCCAACGAAGGATGGAAGAGCAAATTTAAAAGTTAGCATAAACGAGGGGAAGAAGATCTCAATTAGAAAAATAATTTTTGAAGGAAATGTAAAGGTCAAAGATGGTGATTTGAAAGGTGCGATGAAGGAAACCAAAGAGAAAAGATGGTGGATGTTTTGGCGGACGGCAAAGTTCGATCGGAAGAAATATGATGAGGACAAGAAAAAGATAATTGAGTTTTATCGCAAAAGGGGATTTAAAGATGCAACTATTTTGGATGATTCTGTTTATGTTGACGAGAAAAGGGAAAATCTTTATATCAAGATAAAACTTTTTGAAGGACCACAATATAAAATTAGAAACATCACCTGGGAGGGAAACACAGTTTTTGACGATAAAATCCTTAGCGAGCGCTTGGACTTCAAGAAGGGGGATATTTATAATCGCGAGAAATTTGAACGAAATTTATATGGGAATGAACAACAAACAGATGTTGCATCACTTTATCTTGATAACGGATATCTGACAATGAATATGCAACCGGAGGAAGTGAAAGTCGGTGAAGATACGCTTGATATAGTGATTCATGTTTTTGAGGGGAAACAATTTAGAATAAGAAGAGTTGACATAAAGGGAAACACCAAAACGAAGGATAAAGTAATAAGGCGAGAACTTTACACAGTCCCGGGGAAATTTTTCAGCCGAAGCGATATTATAAGAAGTATAAGAAATCTTGCGGTTTTGAATTATTTTAACCAAGAAAAGCTCAAACCGGATTATAAAATGGTCAGCGACTCAACTGTAGATTTGACTTATGAAGTTGAGGAGAAATCAAGCGATACATTCAATGCTTCAGTTGGATATAGTAGTTTTGGGTTAATTGGTAGCATTGGAGTGACTTTTAACAATTTCTCAATTACTGAACCTTGGCGCGGTGGAGATGGGCAGATGTTAAATTTTGAATGGGTTTTCGGAAGATACGATTACAGGACATTTAGCTTAAGTTTCAGAGAACCTTGGTTTAGAGATACACCGACATCAATTGGCTTTAACATCTTTGATACAAGATACGGTTTTGGTTATGATTTGAGGCAAACTGGTGGCTCTATAAGTTTGGGTAGGAGATTGAGATGGCCTGATGATTATTTCAGGATTGATTACATCTTTAGATTTCAAATTTATAATGTTTCAGGGACAAGTGGATATTACAGGGAAGGAAAGCATAGTCAATTTAGCTTAACTCAGGTTATATCCAGAAATAGCATTGATAATCCAATTTTCCCGAGTATTGGTTCAAATGTTTCTCTATCACTTGAGATATCAGGTGGTCCTATTTTGCCTGGGACGACGGATTATTTTAAAATTACATTGAATTCTGAGTGGTTTAGCAGGATTTTCAACTGGGAGAAGCTTGTTTTGTATAACTCTTTTGATTGGGGTTATGTTGATGGCTTTAGGCGTGATTCGTTTATTCCACCAATTGAGATGTTTTCAATGGGCGGGACGGGGCTTGGATACATTGCGGTTACTCCACTTCGTGGTTATAATGATGTATCCATTGGAGTCACCGCCTATAATGTTCCGCAGGGAAAGATCATGATGAAATACACAAGCGAGCTTCGTTTTGGTGTGACTATGAATCCAATGCCCATATATTTGCTTTTGTTTGCTGAAGCTGGAAACGCTTGGGCGAGGACAAGGCAAGTAAGCTTATTTAATTTGTATCGCTCCGCTGGTTTTGGTGTGCGACTCCACATGCAACCAATTGGTTTAATTGGATTTGATTATGGATATGGATTTGATGATGTTGAACCAAAAGACGGAAGACCTGATGGATGGCATTTCCATTTCCAATTTGGAAGAGGTTTTTAA
- the lpxD gene encoding UDP-3-O-(3-hydroxymyristoyl)glucosamine N-acyltransferase yields the protein MKLSEIAKILNCTILGDPEVEISKVSEIHNANKGDITFIANPKYEKFFDTTNASAVIVGKNFAKRRDDLSLLIVDDPYFAFVKVLKMLSPAVELLPPGIHPTAVIAESASLGKNVRIGANAVVGERVKIGDNSVIMPGVVIGDDVEIGSDVLIYPNVTIYHKCKIGNRVIIHSGTVIGSDGFGFVPRPDGTYEKIPQIGIVVIEDDVEIGSNCSIDRATLGETVIKRGAKLDNLIQIAHNVVVGENTVIAAQTGIAGSTKIGKNCVLAGQVGIIGHIEIADRTTIAAQSGVSKSITEPGKVYFGYPAREHSLALRIEGAIRQLPELIKEFRELKAKVEKFFSAG from the coding sequence ATGAAACTTTCCGAAATAGCGAAAATACTTAATTGCACAATTTTGGGTGATCCTGAGGTTGAGATAAGCAAAGTTTCCGAGATACATAATGCGAACAAAGGTGATATAACTTTTATAGCAAACCCAAAATATGAAAAGTTTTTTGATACGACGAACGCATCCGCTGTAATTGTTGGAAAAAACTTTGCAAAGAGAAGAGATGATTTATCTTTATTGATCGTTGATGACCCATACTTTGCTTTTGTAAAGGTTTTAAAAATGTTAAGTCCAGCGGTGGAGCTTTTGCCCCCTGGGATTCATCCAACCGCTGTGATTGCCGAAAGTGCCAGTCTCGGAAAAAATGTTCGGATCGGTGCTAACGCAGTTGTCGGCGAAAGAGTTAAAATTGGAGATAATTCTGTGATAATGCCTGGTGTTGTCATCGGAGATGATGTTGAGATAGGAAGTGATGTTTTGATTTATCCAAATGTAACCATTTATCACAAATGTAAGATTGGAAACAGGGTTATAATACACTCTGGCACGGTAATAGGAAGTGATGGATTTGGTTTCGTTCCAAGACCAGATGGGACATACGAAAAGATACCTCAAATTGGCATTGTTGTAATTGAAGACGATGTTGAAATCGGTTCAAATTGTTCAATTGATAGAGCAACTCTCGGAGAGACAGTTATTAAGCGTGGAGCGAAGTTAGATAACTTGATACAAATTGCTCATAATGTGGTGGTTGGTGAAAATACAGTTATAGCAGCGCAAACTGGGATAGCTGGAAGCACAAAAATAGGTAAAAACTGTGTCCTTGCGGGTCAAGTTGGAATTATCGGACATATTGAAATTGCAGATAGAACAACGATAGCAGCTCAATCAGGTGTTTCAAAATCAATCACTGAACCGGGAAAGGTTTATTTTGGTTATCCTGCAAGGGAACATTCTCTTGCTTTGAGAATAGAGGGAGCAATAAGACAACTTCCGGAGTTGATAAAAGAATTTCGGGAGTTGAAAGCAAAAGTTGAAAAGTTCTTTTCTGCTGGATGA
- a CDS encoding Atg14 domain-containing protein — translation MKKRIVSTLLISLFIFFVAGCTRYAKEEEIQQLNNLKAETEQLEREIRAKEQEKASLQREISEKDKKLKELQSEKEKVQQRLQQMK, via the coding sequence ATGAAGAAAAGGATTGTCTCAACACTGTTAATATCTTTATTCATCTTTTTCGTTGCCGGTTGCACAAGATATGCGAAAGAAGAGGAAATTCAACAGTTGAATAATCTTAAGGCTGAAACTGAACAACTTGAAAGGGAAATTAGAGCAAAAGAACAAGAAAAGGCATCTTTACAGCGCGAAATTTCAGAGAAAGACAAAAAGTTGAAAGAATTGCAATCCGAGAAGGAAAAAGTTCAACAACGCCTTCAACAGATGAAGTAA
- a CDS encoding LysM peptidoglycan-binding domain-containing protein: protein MIKNLSIPLLLIVFTITGLAQERVRMRYEDWQKEMATWTAKRDELRAKLDALNKEVDALKRQSAEKDAQIKRTQDEIYALVGTTPEGVNEYRQRVADFERRLNELSRLSNEQLYERRAEVEKLYNDYQALKSDKRVALSEFYDKVMGFEPQVNNLNTTVKALVKTREGRVVLAEAIIKETTYTVGTWKKDRDCLWNIAKKPTIYDNPFLWPKIYVANRDKIKDPDIIYPGWVLKIPPKAELTREEKQAANAYYRRKAEKQQAAGGGM from the coding sequence ATGATTAAAAACCTATCCATACCTTTACTTTTAATAGTTTTCACGATAACTGGATTAGCGCAGGAGAGAGTAAGAATGCGGTATGAGGATTGGCAAAAGGAAATGGCAACTTGGACGGCAAAAAGAGATGAATTGAGAGCGAAACTTGATGCGTTGAATAAAGAAGTTGATGCTTTAAAGAGACAATCTGCTGAAAAAGATGCACAAATAAAAAGAACACAGGATGAAATTTACGCCCTTGTTGGAACAACTCCAGAAGGAGTTAATGAATACCGTCAAAGAGTTGCTGACTTTGAGAGAAGATTAAATGAACTTTCCCGACTTTCAAATGAACAGCTTTACGAAAGAAGAGCTGAGGTTGAAAAGCTTTATAATGATTATCAAGCTCTCAAATCAGATAAAAGAGTTGCTCTCTCTGAATTCTATGACAAGGTTATGGGATTTGAGCCACAGGTGAACAACCTCAACACAACTGTTAAAGCCCTTGTAAAGACGAGAGAAGGAAGAGTAGTTCTTGCTGAGGCCATCATTAAAGAAACCACCTACACTGTTGGAACTTGGAAGAAAGATCGCGACTGTCTCTGGAACATAGCCAAAAAACCAACCATCTACGATAATCCGTTCCTCTGGCCAAAGATCTATGTTGCAAACAGAGATAAGATAAAAGATCCCGATATAATCTATCCTGGTTGGGTCTTGAAGATCCCACCAAAAGCTGAATTGACACGAGAAGAAAAACAAGCTGCAAACGCCTACTACCGCAGAAAAGCAGAAAAACAGCAAGCAGCGGGTGGTGGAATGTGA
- the mazG gene encoding nucleoside triphosphate pyrophosphohydrolase, with protein MNRTSELFSELVEVVRKLRKECPWDREQTHKSIRHNLIEEAYETVEAIDNDDFEELKKELGDLLLHVVMHSIMAEEDGKFTLDEVISLIKEKLIYRHPHVFGDLKVDNSKEVKHNWEKLKQSENNRDSVISGIPKSLPALIKAYRVQEKASSVGFDWKHPDDVWKKVEEEIKELKRTIQINDQSKIEEEFGDLLFAIVNYSRFLKVNPESALNKAVEKFTRRFQYIERELKSQGKDIYSTTLEEMDEIWERIKRSE; from the coding sequence ATGAACAGAACCAGTGAATTGTTTTCCGAACTTGTTGAGGTCGTACGCAAGCTGAGAAAAGAATGCCCATGGGATAGAGAACAAACCCATAAATCAATAAGACACAACCTCATTGAAGAAGCTTATGAAACCGTTGAAGCAATAGACAATGACGATTTTGAAGAGCTGAAAAAAGAACTCGGGGATTTGCTCCTTCATGTAGTAATGCATTCAATAATGGCCGAAGAAGACGGGAAATTTACGCTTGACGAAGTAATATCCCTGATAAAGGAAAAATTAATCTACCGACATCCACATGTTTTCGGCGATCTAAAAGTTGATAATTCAAAAGAGGTTAAACACAATTGGGAAAAACTAAAACAATCAGAGAACAATCGCGATTCAGTGATCTCAGGAATTCCAAAATCGTTGCCTGCACTGATAAAGGCATATCGTGTTCAAGAAAAAGCATCAAGCGTTGGTTTTGATTGGAAACACCCAGACGATGTTTGGAAAAAAGTTGAGGAAGAGATCAAAGAATTAAAAAGAACAATTCAAATTAACGATCAAAGCAAAATAGAAGAAGAATTTGGTGATCTACTTTTTGCGATCGTAAATTACTCAAGATTTCTGAAAGTAAATCCTGAGAGTGCATTAAATAAGGCAGTTGAAAAATTTACACGCCGATTTCAATACATTGAACGAGAATTAAAATCCCAAGGTAAGGATATTTATTCAACAACACTTGAAGAGATGGATGAGATCTGGGAAAGAATCAAACGAAGTGAATAA
- a CDS encoding OmpH family outer membrane protein, with translation MRKNIVLILTILFFAVSLHSQQATIRIGYVDSQVILQQLPEAQRVQRELDNLLQKYQTEYDQMVKTYQSKVEEYQKKEAMLNPQAKEQMQREILELEQKIFEYRNQKLGPQGEFEQEREKRLKPLRDKIIDAIEDVAREEKLNFVFDKAGDVILLYADKQFDITFKVLDKLTRGAKSK, from the coding sequence ATGAGAAAAAATATTGTCCTGATTCTAACAATTTTATTTTTTGCTGTATCTTTACATTCACAGCAGGCAACGATAAGAATTGGTTATGTTGATTCACAAGTGATCTTGCAACAATTGCCAGAAGCACAAAGAGTTCAAAGAGAGCTTGATAACCTCTTGCAGAAATATCAAACTGAATACGATCAAATGGTGAAAACTTATCAAAGCAAAGTGGAAGAGTATCAAAAGAAAGAAGCGATGTTGAATCCGCAAGCGAAGGAGCAAATGCAAAGGGAAATTTTAGAGCTTGAGCAGAAAATTTTTGAATACAGAAATCAAAAGCTTGGACCTCAGGGAGAGTTTGAACAGGAAAGAGAAAAAAGATTAAAGCCATTGAGAGACAAAATAATTGATGCAATTGAAGATGTCGCTCGTGAGGAAAAGCTAAATTTTGTGTTTGACAAGGCTGGTGATGTTATCCTTCTCTATGCCGACAAGCAGTTTGACATCACATTTAAAGTGCTTGATAAATTAACGAGAGGAGCAAAATCTAAATGA
- a CDS encoding PhoH family protein, translating to MVERKIKLTGVNTLALLGYNDTYLHLIEKRFDAGITVRGDNLILKGEKSEVEKIERVFKELIFILSKNGHLTENDVNIVIDLVKLDSEDLSTTHRRRKHIDDELDSVILFTKNGPIKAKTPGQLEYYRQVKKNDIVFVIGPAGTGKTYLAVAMAVASLKNHEVSKIVLCRPAVEAGENLGFLPGDLREKIDPYLRPLYDALDDMLPADKLKSYFDKRIIEIIPLAYMRGRTLSNAFVILDEAQNATSLQMKMFLTRLGVNSKAIITGDITQIDLPSRTTSGLVEIQEILKGIEGIAFVYLDKNDVVRHRLVKDIIEAYDRYNAMNGKSNEKKEQNNEQNQ from the coding sequence ATGGTTGAAAGAAAAATTAAGTTAACTGGAGTTAACACCCTCGCCCTCCTGGGCTACAACGATACTTATCTGCATTTGATTGAAAAAAGATTTGATGCCGGTATAACTGTCCGCGGGGATAACCTCATACTTAAAGGCGAAAAAAGCGAAGTTGAGAAAATTGAGCGTGTTTTTAAGGAACTTATTTTTATACTTAGCAAAAATGGGCATCTCACTGAAAACGATGTAAACATAGTAATTGATCTTGTAAAGCTTGATAGCGAAGATCTATCAACTACGCACAGGCGTAGAAAACATATTGATGATGAACTTGATTCAGTTATTCTTTTTACAAAGAATGGACCAATAAAAGCTAAAACACCAGGACAACTTGAATATTATCGGCAGGTTAAGAAAAACGATATAGTTTTTGTAATTGGACCAGCGGGAACTGGAAAGACATATCTTGCAGTTGCAATGGCAGTTGCAAGCTTGAAAAATCACGAGGTAAGCAAAATTGTACTCTGCAGACCTGCGGTTGAAGCTGGAGAAAATCTCGGATTTTTACCTGGAGATTTAAGGGAAAAAATAGATCCATATCTTAGACCATTGTATGACGCCCTTGATGATATGTTGCCAGCTGATAAATTAAAATCATACTTTGATAAAAGAATTATTGAGATAATCCCGCTTGCTTACATGCGCGGTAGAACATTAAGCAACGCTTTCGTAATACTTGATGAGGCACAAAACGCAACGAGTTTGCAGATGAAAATGTTTCTTACAAGACTTGGAGTTAATTCAAAGGCGATAATAACAGGCGATATAACACAAATAGATCTACCCTCAAGAACTACATCCGGACTTGTGGAAATTCAAGAAATCTTAAAAGGGATTGAAGGTATAGCTTTTGTATATCTTGACAAAAATGATGTTGTGAGGCATCGCCTCGTCAAAGATATAATTGAAGCATACGATAGATATAATGCGATGAATGGAAAATCAAATGAAAAAAAGGAACAAAACAATGAACAGAACCAGTGA
- a CDS encoding OmpH family outer membrane protein, with protein MKIGYVDSETIMKQLPEAQEAQRKIDALVQQWQIELQRMRDEWKAKYDEYERRKLILTDEARAQMEKELTELDRKIAEFQMQKFGPDGELYRKQDEFVKPIQNKIFNAIKEVAIEEGYDFVFDKSGEILLLYANEKYDLTQKVLNKLLKVR; from the coding sequence ATGAAGATTGGTTATGTTGATTCGGAGACCATAATGAAACAACTTCCCGAGGCACAGGAAGCGCAACGAAAAATTGATGCCCTCGTCCAGCAGTGGCAAATAGAACTGCAAAGAATGCGAGATGAATGGAAGGCAAAATACGACGAGTATGAGAGAAGAAAACTTATTTTAACTGATGAAGCAAGAGCTCAGATGGAAAAGGAACTTACCGAGCTTGATAGAAAGATAGCGGAGTTTCAAATGCAAAAGTTTGGTCCAGATGGTGAACTTTACCGCAAGCAGGATGAGTTTGTAAAGCCAATTCAGAATAAAATTTTCAATGCGATAAAAGAAGTTGCAATTGAGGAAGGATATGACTTTGTGTTTGATAAAAGCGGAGAAATCTTGTTGCTCTATGCGAACGAGAAATATGATCTAACTCAAAAGGTGCTTAACAAACTTCTTAAAGTAAGGTAG
- a CDS encoding riboflavin synthase, with protein MFTGIVEEIGKIKAIVRRGKARIFAIASKKLLKEIKIGDSVAVNGVCLTVFDKSNEHFKVEAVEETIGKTNLGNLKIGDAVNLELSLKLGERLGGHIVLGHVDTTGTIKSIKKLENSWIFEIEFPSEFEKYTIPKGSIAVEGISLTIVEANQNRFTVSIIPYTWENTNLKFKKIGDIVNLEFDFLGKYVENFLKQWRKQQWREE; from the coding sequence ATGTTCACTGGAATAGTTGAAGAAATAGGAAAAATTAAAGCAATTGTTAGAAGGGGAAAGGCAAGAATTTTCGCAATAGCATCAAAAAAATTATTGAAGGAGATAAAAATTGGCGACAGTGTTGCTGTTAACGGGGTTTGCTTGACTGTTTTTGATAAATCAAATGAACATTTCAAGGTGGAGGCAGTTGAAGAAACTATTGGGAAAACAAATCTCGGAAATTTAAAAATTGGAGATGCGGTTAATTTAGAACTTTCGCTTAAACTCGGCGAACGCCTTGGTGGTCATATCGTTCTTGGACATGTTGATACAACTGGGACAATTAAGAGCATAAAGAAACTTGAAAACAGTTGGATTTTTGAGATAGAATTTCCAAGTGAGTTTGAGAAATATACTATACCTAAGGGCTCAATCGCTGTTGAAGGTATAAGTTTAACAATCGTTGAAGCTAATCAAAATAGATTCACAGTTTCAATCATTCCATATACTTGGGAAAACACGAACCTTAAGTTTAAAAAGATAGGCGATATAGTAAATCTTGAATTTGATTTTCTGGGGAAATATGTTGAAAATTTTTTAAAACAATGGAGAAAACAACAATGGCGAGAAGAATAA
- a CDS encoding isoprenyl transferase, with product MSDPVSSSRAEIRSLHDRKIQEELKKSGEIPQHIAIIMDGNGRWAKKRGLPRVAGHKEGVKSVRDVVEACAQLGVKYLTLFAFSTENWKRPKYEIDTLMKLLINALRTETDKLHKNDIKLNAIGDIESLPPEVQQELKEAIEKTKNNKRMVLNLAISYSGRWEIIEAVKNIARDVKSGKVKISEIDDKLFSNYLKTAGMPEPDLLIRTSGEYRISNFLLWQIAYTEIYICDCLWPDFRRKHLYEAIRDYQRRERRFGMTSEQIKKKSFNGNA from the coding sequence GTGAGCGACCCGGTTTCATCATCAAGGGCTGAAATTAGAAGTTTACATGACAGGAAAATCCAGGAGGAGTTGAAAAAAAGCGGAGAAATTCCACAGCACATTGCAATAATAATGGATGGAAATGGACGATGGGCGAAGAAAAGAGGTCTTCCAAGGGTTGCCGGACATAAGGAAGGTGTCAAATCTGTTCGCGATGTCGTTGAGGCATGTGCTCAACTTGGAGTAAAATATCTAACTTTGTTTGCTTTCTCTACGGAGAACTGGAAAAGGCCTAAATATGAAATTGATACTCTAATGAAGCTATTGATCAATGCCTTAAGGACTGAAACGGATAAACTTCACAAAAATGACATCAAACTTAATGCGATAGGTGATATTGAAAGCTTACCTCCTGAAGTTCAACAGGAACTTAAAGAAGCTATTGAAAAAACGAAGAACAACAAAAGAATGGTTTTGAACCTTGCTATAAGCTACAGCGGTAGATGGGAAATAATTGAAGCAGTGAAAAATATTGCAAGAGATGTCAAATCTGGGAAAGTAAAAATTAGCGAGATTGATGATAAACTTTTTTCAAACTATCTCAAAACTGCTGGGATGCCTGAACCTGATTTGCTTATAAGGACAAGCGGTGAATATAGAATAAGTAATTTTCTTCTTTGGCAAATTGCATATACTGAGATTTATATTTGTGATTGTCTCTGGCCTGATTTTAGAAGAAAACACTTGTACGAAGCAATTAGAGATTATCAAAGAAGAGAACGAAGATTTGGCATGACGAGCGAGCAGATTAAAAAGAAAAGCTTTAATGGCAATGCGTAG
- a CDS encoding DUF4198 domain-containing protein, translating into MKNFLIFLLVFNIAFAHDYWLKPKKFILSKDDTLTVHLYVGDKLNIEFEREFQSEMTEKFAIITNDTIINLLPNLNDKAVPVLNKKFDLSGLALIAMDRGWAYIDLSRKDFEEYLEHEGIDDIKLSSTDTSKVERERYRRYIKSLISFDGKVEGEVYKKVINQRLEIILLKNPFLLKVGDVIEAKVLFEGKPLVNKTVMLYSLERNKVSEQKVKTDKNGIARFRIKNPGFHLVRLVYLRKCEGCDNLDWESFWASFSFEIRRSK; encoded by the coding sequence ATGAAGAATTTTTTAATTTTTCTGCTCGTCTTTAACATTGCTTTTGCTCATGATTACTGGCTTAAACCGAAAAAATTTATTTTATCAAAAGATGATACCTTGACAGTTCATCTTTATGTCGGGGATAAACTTAACATTGAATTTGAGCGTGAATTTCAAAGTGAGATGACGGAAAAATTTGCAATCATAACGAATGATACCATTATTAACCTCTTGCCAAATTTAAACGATAAAGCTGTTCCGGTTTTGAATAAAAAATTTGATCTCAGTGGACTTGCCTTAATAGCGATGGACAGGGGATGGGCTTACATTGATTTAAGTAGAAAAGATTTTGAAGAATATCTTGAACACGAAGGTATAGATGATATAAAACTTTCTTCAACTGATACCAGTAAAGTTGAGCGAGAAAGATATCGCAGATATATTAAATCGCTTATTTCGTTTGATGGAAAAGTAGAAGGTGAAGTTTATAAAAAGGTCATAAATCAACGACTTGAGATAATTCTTTTAAAAAATCCCTTTTTGCTTAAGGTTGGGGATGTAATTGAAGCCAAAGTTCTATTTGAAGGCAAGCCGTTGGTAAATAAGACAGTTATGCTTTATAGTTTAGAACGGAATAAGGTTTCCGAGCAGAAGGTGAAAACGGATAAAAACGGGATAGCGAGGTTTCGCATAAAAAATCCTGGATTTCATCTTGTTCGGCTTGTTTATTTACGCAAATGTGAAGGTTGTGATAACTTGGATTGGGAAAGCTTCTGGGCGTCATTTAGTTTTGAAATACGAAGAAGTAAGTGA